One segment of Niveibacterium microcysteis DNA contains the following:
- a CDS encoding MFS transporter, producing the protein MTLGIARVAAGAPASLARLLAYGALAVPLAFAALPMYVHVPKLYADTLGLSLGAVGAVLLAARLGDAVADPLLGLWSDRLQARRRLTLLALPVLALGMVGLLRPPSGAGLTWLAAMLVVAYAGYSLASVNYAAWGAEAGCDAGERTRLTAAREGCALLGVVLASALPELLAPDQAQGLVRLLWVFIPLLGLAALLSARFAPLPRAQLHAPGTVGRFEQAIAPLRDRPVRALMAIFALNGIAAAIPATLFLFFVADVLARERLSGLFLATYFVSGALILPFWVRLATRIGKVPAWFASMLLAVLAFGWAVTLGEGDVIAFLVICVMSGIALGADITFPPALLADLLARPARAAAGGIYFGWWNLVTKLNLALAAGVALPLLDWLGYRPGARDAGALLALAAVYAVLPIALKCAAAALLWRLRKHVEPEGAS; encoded by the coding sequence ATGACGCTTGGCATCGCGCGCGTTGCGGCAGGCGCGCCGGCGTCGCTCGCACGTCTGTTGGCGTACGGCGCGCTGGCGGTGCCACTCGCCTTCGCGGCATTGCCGATGTATGTGCATGTGCCGAAGCTCTACGCGGACACGCTTGGCCTGTCGCTCGGTGCGGTCGGGGCGGTGCTGCTGGCGGCGCGGCTGGGCGATGCGGTGGCAGATCCGCTGCTGGGGCTTTGGAGCGATCGCCTGCAGGCGCGGCGCAGGCTCACCTTGCTGGCGCTGCCGGTGCTGGCGCTGGGCATGGTCGGCTTGCTGCGACCGCCTTCAGGGGCAGGGCTGACCTGGCTCGCCGCGATGCTCGTGGTGGCGTATGCCGGCTACTCACTGGCCAGCGTGAACTACGCGGCCTGGGGGGCAGAGGCTGGCTGCGATGCCGGCGAGCGCACGCGCTTGACTGCTGCGCGCGAAGGCTGTGCGCTGCTGGGCGTGGTGCTGGCGTCGGCGCTGCCCGAACTGCTTGCGCCAGATCAGGCGCAGGGGCTCGTGCGGCTGCTGTGGGTGTTCATTCCGCTGCTTGGCCTGGCCGCGTTGCTCAGCGCACGCTTCGCACCCTTGCCGCGCGCGCAGCTGCATGCGCCCGGCACCGTCGGCCGCTTTGAGCAGGCGATTGCGCCGTTGCGGGACCGACCGGTGCGCGCTCTGATGGCGATCTTCGCCCTCAACGGTATCGCGGCGGCAATTCCGGCAACGCTGTTCCTGTTCTTTGTGGCGGACGTGCTGGCGCGCGAGCGCTTGTCGGGGCTGTTCCTCGCCACCTACTTTGTCAGCGGCGCGCTGATCCTGCCGTTCTGGGTCCGCCTCGCTACGCGCATCGGCAAGGTGCCAGCCTGGTTTGCGTCAATGTTGCTCGCGGTACTGGCGTTCGGCTGGGCGGTGACGCTGGGTGAGGGCGATGTGATCGCCTTCCTCGTGATCTGCGTGATGTCCGGCATCGCGCTGGGTGCGGACATCACGTTTCCGCCCGCGCTGCTGGCCGATCTGCTGGCACGCCCGGCGCGCGCCGCGGCGGGTGGCATCTACTTCGGCTGGTGGAACCTCGTCACCAAACTCAATCTCGCGCTCGCTGCGGGCGTCGCGCTGCCCTTGCTCGATTGGCTTGGTTACCGCCCGGGCGCACGCGACGCGGGTGCCTTGCTCGCGCTGGCCGCGGTGTATGCCGTGTTGCCGATCGCGCTGAAATGCGCCGCCGCTGCGCTCTTGTGGCGGCTTCGAAAGCATGTGGAACCTGAAGGAGCTTCCTGA